In one Oscillospiraceae bacterium genomic region, the following are encoded:
- a CDS encoding pyridine nucleotide-disulfide oxidoreductase, protein MYDLIVVGGGPAGLAAACAAWDAGARSILVVERDRELGGILNQCIHNGFGLHYFKEELTGPEYAGRFVELLGRTGVEVRLDTMVLEVGADCSVHMVGRETGYRVERGRSVVLAMGCRERTRGAISIPGTRPAGVFTAGAAQRYVNMEGYLPGRRVVILGSGDIGLIMARRMTLEGAEVLCCVELMPYSGGLNRNIVQCLHDFGIPLYLSHTITEIRGERRVEQVVVARVDENRNPIPGTELVFDCDTLLLSVGLIPENELTRQAGIAIDPRTNGAVVYEDMETSMPGVFACGNVAHVHDLVDFVTAESQRAGAAAARYALAGAGEAGEALEVKNGGGVTYTVPQRIRPGRVERACTLFFRVNRVCGDSEIVVSSGERRIAAFRREHLAPGEMEQIVLPRVLLDRAEGEITVSVKEVDPSAADGGSSPHRGANAEVAR, encoded by the coding sequence ATGTATGATCTGATTGTCGTCGGCGGAGGCCCGGCGGGGCTGGCCGCGGCCTGCGCCGCGTGGGACGCAGGGGCGCGCAGCATCCTGGTCGTGGAGCGGGACAGGGAGCTGGGCGGCATCCTGAACCAATGCATCCACAACGGCTTCGGGCTGCACTACTTCAAGGAGGAGCTCACCGGTCCGGAGTACGCCGGGCGCTTTGTGGAGCTGCTGGGCCGCACCGGCGTGGAGGTGCGGCTGGACACCATGGTGCTGGAGGTGGGGGCGGACTGCAGCGTCCACATGGTGGGCCGGGAGACCGGCTACCGGGTGGAGCGGGGGCGCAGCGTCGTGCTGGCCATGGGCTGCCGGGAGCGCACCCGGGGCGCCATCTCCATCCCCGGCACCCGCCCGGCGGGGGTATTCACCGCCGGGGCCGCCCAGCGCTACGTGAATATGGAGGGCTACCTGCCCGGCAGGCGGGTGGTCATCCTGGGCAGCGGGGACATCGGGCTGATTATGGCCCGGCGCATGACCCTGGAGGGGGCCGAGGTGCTGTGCTGCGTGGAGCTGATGCCCTACTCCGGCGGCCTGAACCGCAACATCGTCCAGTGCCTGCACGACTTCGGCATCCCCCTCTACCTCTCCCATACCATCACCGAGATCCGGGGGGAACGCCGGGTGGAGCAGGTGGTGGTGGCCCGGGTGGACGAAAACCGCAACCCCATCCCGGGCACGGAGCTGGTCTTTGACTGCGACACGCTGCTGCTCTCCGTGGGCCTCATCCCGGAGAACGAGCTCACCCGCCAGGCGGGCATCGCCATAGACCCCCGCACCAACGGGGCGGTGGTCTATGAGGATATGGAGACCTCCATGCCCGGCGTGTTCGCCTGCGGCAACGTGGCCCACGTCCACGACCTGGTGGACTTCGTCACCGCCGAGAGCCAGCGGGCGGGCGCCGCCGCCGCCCGGTACGCCCTGGCGGGGGCCGGGGAGGCCGGGGAGGCGCTGGAGGTCAAAAACGGCGGCGGGGTAACCTACACCGTGCCCCAGCGCATCCGGCCCGGCCGGGTGGAGCGCGCCTGCACGCTGTTCTTCCGGGTGAACCGGGTGTGCGGGGACAGCGAGATCGTGGTGAGCTCGGGGGAGCGGCGGATCGCCGCCTTCCGCCGGGAGCACCTGGCCCCCGGCGAGATGGAGCAGATTGTGCTGCCCCGGGTGCTGCTGGACCGGGCGGAGGGGGAAATCACGGTGTCCGTGAAAGAGGTGGACCCCTCAGCCGCCGATGGCGGCAGCTCCCCTCATAGGGGCGCCAATGCGGAAGTTGCGAGGTGA
- a CDS encoding molybdopterin oxidoreductase — protein sequence MTMMKELICIVCPKGCHLKVDEAHGCAVTGNGCPKGAEYGKIELTNPTRVVCSTVRIEGAAHRRCPVKTDRPIPKGLMLRAVAALDGVALTAPVALGQVVVEDVCGTGANFVATRCMERQAGTGG from the coding sequence GTGACCATGATGAAGGAACTTATCTGTATCGTCTGCCCCAAGGGCTGCCACCTGAAGGTGGACGAGGCGCACGGGTGCGCCGTGACGGGAAACGGCTGTCCAAAGGGCGCGGAATATGGTAAGATAGAGCTGACCAACCCCACGCGGGTGGTGTGCTCCACGGTGCGCATCGAGGGGGCGGCCCACCGCCGCTGCCCGGTCAAGACCGACCGCCCCATCCCCAAGGGGCTGATGCTCCGGGCCGTGGCGGCGCTGGACGGCGTTGCCCTCACCGCTCCGGTGGCGCTGGGGCAGGTGGTCGTGGAGGACGTGTGCGGCACCGGGGCCAATTTCGTCGCCACCCGGTGCATGGAGCGGCAGGCCGGTACAGGGGGGTAG
- the glpK gene encoding glycerol kinase, whose translation MGNYILSLDQGTTSSRAILFDREQNIMGVSQKEFTQIYPREGWVEHDAMEIWSSQYAVMMEVIAQSGVNPAEIAAIGITNQRETTVLWDAETGRPIHNAIVWQCRRTADIVDTLRADGLEGHIRAVTGLVPDAYFSATKIKWILDHVEGARARAERGEILFGTVDTWLLWKLTGGAAHVTDFTNASRTMLFDIHRLDWDDTLLKALDIPRAMLPQVRSSSEVYGYADVQGARIPIAGIAGDQQAALFGQTCFSPGDAKNTYGTGCFLLMNTGRVPCESKNGLLTTVAIGLDGGVEYALEGSVFVGGAVIQWLRDEMRFFTESRDAEYYAQKVADNGGVYLVPAFTGLGAPYWDMYARGAIVGLTRGTKREHIIRAAQESIAYQVADLVRAMEADTGLPLNQLKADGGASRDRFLMQFQADILDRSVRRPAIRETTALGAAYLAGLAVGVWSSREEIKGLWMCDNTFSPDMEPARREALLSGWHRAVGRSRDWAK comes from the coding sequence ATGGGCAATTACATCCTCTCCCTGGATCAGGGCACCACCAGCTCCCGGGCCATCCTGTTCGACCGGGAGCAGAACATCATGGGGGTCTCCCAGAAGGAGTTCACCCAGATCTACCCGCGGGAGGGCTGGGTGGAGCACGACGCCATGGAGATCTGGTCCTCCCAGTACGCCGTGATGATGGAGGTCATCGCCCAGTCCGGGGTCAACCCGGCGGAGATCGCCGCCATCGGCATCACCAACCAGCGGGAGACCACGGTGCTGTGGGACGCCGAGACCGGGCGGCCCATCCATAACGCCATCGTCTGGCAGTGCCGCCGCACGGCGGACATTGTGGACACGCTGCGCGCCGACGGGCTGGAGGGGCACATCCGCGCCGTCACCGGCCTGGTGCCCGACGCCTACTTCTCCGCCACCAAGATCAAGTGGATTTTGGACCACGTGGAGGGGGCCAGGGCGCGGGCCGAGCGGGGGGAGATCCTCTTCGGCACGGTGGACACCTGGCTGCTGTGGAAGCTGACCGGCGGCGCGGCCCACGTGACCGACTTCACCAACGCCTCCCGCACCATGCTCTTCGACATCCACAGGCTGGACTGGGACGACACGCTCCTCAAGGCCCTGGACATCCCCCGGGCCATGCTGCCCCAGGTGCGCTCCTCCAGCGAGGTCTACGGCTACGCCGACGTGCAGGGGGCGCGCATCCCCATCGCGGGCATCGCGGGGGACCAGCAGGCGGCCCTGTTCGGCCAGACCTGCTTCTCCCCGGGGGACGCCAAGAACACCTACGGCACCGGCTGCTTTCTGCTCATGAACACGGGCAGGGTCCCCTGTGAGAGCAAAAACGGCCTGCTGACCACCGTCGCCATCGGCCTGGACGGCGGGGTGGAGTACGCCCTGGAGGGCTCGGTCTTTGTGGGGGGCGCGGTGATCCAGTGGCTGCGGGACGAGATGCGCTTCTTTACCGAGAGCCGGGACGCGGAGTACTACGCCCAGAAGGTGGCGGACAACGGCGGCGTGTACCTGGTGCCCGCCTTCACGGGCCTGGGGGCCCCCTACTGGGACATGTACGCCCGGGGGGCCATCGTGGGCCTGACCCGGGGCACCAAGCGGGAGCACATCATCCGCGCGGCCCAGGAGTCCATCGCCTACCAGGTGGCGGATCTGGTGCGGGCCATGGAGGCCGACACCGGCCTGCCCCTCAACCAGCTCAAGGCGGACGGGGGCGCCAGCCGGGACCGCTTCCTCATGCAGTTCCAGGCGGACATCCTGGACCGCTCAGTCCGCCGCCCCGCCATCCGGGAGACCACCGCCCTGGGGGCGGCCTATCTGGCGGGGCTGGCCGTGGGGGTGTGGAGCAGCCGGGAGGAGATCAAGGGCCTGTGGATGTGTGATAACACCTTCTCCCCGGACATGGAGCCCGCCCGGCGGGAGGCGCTGCTCTCCGGCTGGCACAGGGCCGTGGGCCGCAGCAGGGACTGGGCAAAATAA
- a CDS encoding cold-shock protein: MNNGTVKWFNETKGFGFISNDEGGDDVFVHFSAIMTDGFKTLAEGQKVSYDTEPDPKNSSKLRAVNVRPL; encoded by the coding sequence ATGAATAACGGTACTGTCAAGTGGTTCAACGAGACCAAGGGCTTCGGCTTCATCTCCAACGACGAGGGCGGCGACGACGTGTTCGTGCACTTCTCCGCCATCATGACCGACGGCTTCAAGACCCTGGCCGAGGGCCAGAAGGTGTCCTACGACACCGAGCCCGATCCCAAGAACAGCAGCAAGCTGCGCGCGGTCAACGTCCGTCCTCTGTAA
- a CDS encoding membrane protein produces MGIKLLLRGLIKILSGAALMGLLLFAPAGTWRFPGAWLLLALLLIPMPVVGIVLFVKAPALLKKRLNSTEREPEQKLVVLLSALIFTAGFLLAGLDFRFAWAQLPGPAVAAGAVVFLLAYGLYLEVMRENAYLSRAVEIQENQTVIDTGLYGLVRHPMYLAVTLLFFSMPLVLGSGAAIVPFLCFPAVLVKRIKNEEAVLEAGLPGYRAYRDKVKYRMLPFLW; encoded by the coding sequence ATGGGAATCAAACTGCTCCTGCGGGGACTGATAAAAATCCTGTCGGGCGCCGCGCTGATGGGGCTGCTGCTCTTCGCGCCCGCTGGCACGTGGCGCTTTCCGGGCGCGTGGCTGCTGCTCGCCCTGCTCTTGATCCCCATGCCGGTCGTGGGCATCGTGCTGTTTGTCAAGGCGCCCGCGCTGCTGAAAAAGCGGCTGAACAGCACGGAGCGCGAGCCGGAGCAGAAGCTGGTCGTCCTGCTCTCCGCCCTGATTTTCACCGCCGGCTTTCTCCTGGCCGGGCTGGACTTCCGTTTCGCATGGGCGCAGCTCCCCGGCCCCGCCGTGGCGGCCGGGGCCGTCGTCTTCCTCCTGGCGTACGGGCTGTACCTGGAGGTCATGCGTGAAAACGCGTACCTCTCGCGCGCGGTGGAGATCCAGGAGAATCAAACCGTGATCGACACAGGGCTGTACGGCCTTGTACGCCACCCCATGTACCTGGCGGTGACGCTCCTCTTTTTCTCCATGCCCCTCGTCCTGGGCTCCGGGGCGGCAATCGTCCCGTTTCTGTGCTTCCCGGCGGTGCTGGTCAAGCGCATTAAAAACGAGGAGGCGGTGTTGGAGGCGGGCCTGCCCGGCTACCGGGCGTACCGGGATAAGGTAAAATATCGGATGCTCCCCTTTCTGTGGTAG
- a CDS encoding dihydroxyacetone kinase transcriptional activator DhaS yields the protein MPDSNITKKALAGAMKELMAQEPFAKISVGDVCQACGMSRKSFYYHFRDKYDLVNWIFYTEFIESVQQKEFRDSWEFLSNMCRYFYRERDFYRSALQIEGQNSFRDYFCEVIGPCLDTFTRDLFSDRENHQFYVTFFSDAFLASILRWLLAPAPMEPERYLSQLRRFAVRAARLVLEDLNGEAPAPG from the coding sequence ATGCCCGACTCGAACATCACAAAAAAAGCCCTTGCGGGCGCCATGAAGGAGCTGATGGCGCAGGAGCCCTTCGCGAAAATCAGCGTGGGGGACGTGTGCCAGGCCTGCGGCATGAGCCGGAAGAGCTTTTATTACCATTTCCGGGACAAGTACGACCTGGTGAACTGGATCTTCTATACCGAGTTCATCGAGTCGGTTCAGCAGAAGGAGTTCCGGGACAGCTGGGAGTTTCTCTCCAATATGTGCCGCTACTTTTACCGGGAGCGGGACTTCTACCGCAGCGCCCTGCAGATTGAGGGGCAGAACTCCTTCCGCGACTACTTCTGCGAGGTCATCGGCCCCTGCCTGGACACCTTTACCCGGGATCTGTTCTCCGACCGGGAGAATCACCAGTTCTACGTCACCTTTTTCAGCGACGCGTTCCTGGCATCCATCCTGCGCTGGCTTTTGGCCCCCGCGCCCATGGAACCGGAGCGCTACCTCTCCCAGCTGAGGCGCTTCGCGGTGCGCGCGGCCCGCCTGGTGCTGGAGGATCTGAACGGGGAGGCCCCCGCGCCCGGATAG
- the gcvT gene encoding aminomethyltransferase, protein MEAKTPLYQAHVDLRGKMVPFAGYLLPVEYPTGMMTEHMAVRTACGLFDVSHMGEIALTGPGALASLNHLMANDFTSLAVGRVRYTPMCSEIGGVIDDMIVYRTGEEGYLVVVNASNAAKDDAHMRANLLPGTKMENLSDSVGQLALQGPKSTQILAKLVPEEQIPAKYYSFRADAAIGGMPCLISQTGYTGELGYEIYCGAQDTPRIWSLLLDAGREEGLIPCGLGARDTLRLEASMPLYGHEMDETISPLETGLDFGVKMKKPEFIGKAALEAQGRPPRTRVGLKAVGRGILREHQAVFRNGEQVGVTTSGTYCAYLGGSYAMALVQNGALSEGDGVEVEVRSRRVAAEVVRLPFYQRS, encoded by the coding sequence ATGGAAGCAAAAACCCCGCTCTACCAGGCCCACGTGGATCTCCGGGGCAAGATGGTCCCCTTTGCCGGCTACCTGCTGCCGGTGGAGTACCCCACCGGCATGATGACCGAGCACATGGCGGTGCGCACCGCCTGCGGACTGTTCGACGTATCCCACATGGGGGAGATCGCCCTCACCGGCCCCGGCGCCCTGGCCTCGCTCAACCACCTGATGGCCAACGACTTCACCAGCCTGGCCGTGGGGCGGGTGCGCTACACCCCCATGTGCAGCGAAATCGGCGGCGTAATCGACGACATGATCGTCTACCGCACGGGGGAGGAGGGCTACCTCGTGGTGGTCAACGCCTCCAACGCCGCGAAGGACGACGCCCATATGCGCGCCAACCTGCTGCCCGGCACCAAAATGGAGAATTTGTCCGATTCCGTGGGGCAGCTGGCCCTGCAGGGCCCCAAGTCCACCCAAATCCTCGCCAAGCTGGTCCCGGAGGAGCAGATCCCCGCCAAATACTACTCCTTCCGGGCGGACGCGGCAATCGGCGGTATGCCCTGCCTCATCTCCCAGACCGGCTATACCGGCGAGCTGGGCTACGAGATCTACTGCGGCGCCCAGGATACCCCCCGGATCTGGTCGCTGCTGCTGGACGCGGGAAGGGAGGAGGGCCTGATCCCCTGCGGCCTGGGGGCCCGGGACACCCTGCGGCTGGAGGCCTCCATGCCCCTCTACGGCCACGAGATGGACGAGACAATCTCCCCGCTGGAGACCGGACTGGACTTCGGCGTGAAGATGAAGAAGCCGGAGTTCATCGGCAAGGCGGCCCTGGAGGCCCAGGGCAGGCCGCCCCGCACCCGCGTCGGACTGAAGGCCGTGGGCCGGGGCATCCTCCGGGAGCACCAGGCGGTGTTCCGCAACGGGGAGCAGGTCGGCGTGACCACCTCCGGCACCTACTGCGCCTATCTGGGCGGATCCTACGCCATGGCCCTGGTCCAAAACGGCGCCCTGTCCGAGGGGGACGGCGTGGAGGTGGAGGTCCGCTCCCGCCGCGTGGCCGCCGAGGTGGTCCGCCTGCCCTTTTACCAGCGTTCCTGA
- the gcvH gene encoding glycine cleavage system H protein yields MNTPDSLKYSKSHEWIRALEEGVEIGITDFAQNALGSLVFVNLPEAGDSVEVGQAFADVESVKAVSDIFCPVSGVVSEVNEALLDHPELINEDPYAAWLIRVSPVTGAEELLDAAGYEAVCAEEA; encoded by the coding sequence ATGAACACCCCCGACAGCCTGAAGTACTCCAAGTCCCACGAGTGGATCCGCGCCCTGGAGGAGGGCGTGGAGATCGGCATCACCGACTTCGCCCAGAACGCCCTGGGCAGCCTGGTTTTCGTCAACCTGCCCGAGGCGGGCGACAGTGTGGAGGTGGGGCAGGCCTTTGCCGACGTGGAGTCGGTGAAGGCCGTGTCCGACATCTTCTGCCCGGTCTCCGGCGTGGTCAGCGAGGTGAACGAGGCGCTGCTGGACCACCCCGAGCTTATCAACGAGGACCCCTACGCCGCGTGGCTGATCCGCGTGTCCCCGGTCACCGGCGCCGAGGAGCTGCTGGACGCCGCGGGCTACGAGGCCGTCTGCGCCGAGGAGGCGTGA
- the gcvPA gene encoding putative glycine dehydrogenase (decarboxylating) subunit 1, whose translation MLRALGCNGTEELYAAVPDGLRVSRLNLAPGKSELEVRRTVEALAERNVRFSSIFRGAGSYWHYIPSVVKTVASKEEFVTAYTPYQAEISQGILQSIFEYQTMICSLTGMDVSNASVYDGATAAAEAVIMCQERRRSKAVVSGAVNPQVLEVIATYCASRGIPVEVVPPRDGATDAEGIRAALDGQTACLYFQQPNYFGVLEDGQALCALAHEAGAKAVMGVNPIALGLVKTPGECGADVAVGEGQPLGIPMSFGGPYLGFMAATQAMMRRLPGRIVGQTTDDRGRRVFVLTLQAREQHIRREKASSNICSNEALCALTAACYLSAMGPAGLADCAGQCMSKAHYLQRALCALPGFSLVYDRPFFHEFFTTCPIPGQALEELLARSGILGGLPIEGGVLWCATEQNSRDEMDRLVKVIEEASRSWN comes from the coding sequence ATGCTGCGCGCGCTGGGCTGTAACGGCACGGAGGAGCTCTACGCCGCCGTGCCCGACGGCCTGCGGGTGTCCCGGCTGAACCTGGCCCCCGGCAAAAGTGAGCTGGAGGTGCGCCGCACCGTTGAGGCGCTGGCGGAGCGGAACGTGCGCTTCTCCTCCATCTTCCGCGGCGCGGGCAGCTACTGGCACTACATCCCCTCCGTCGTCAAGACGGTGGCCTCCAAGGAGGAGTTCGTCACCGCCTACACGCCCTACCAGGCGGAGATCAGCCAGGGCATCCTCCAGTCCATCTTCGAGTACCAGACCATGATCTGTTCCCTGACCGGCATGGACGTGTCCAACGCCTCGGTCTACGACGGCGCCACCGCCGCGGCGGAGGCCGTGATCATGTGCCAGGAGCGCAGGCGCTCCAAGGCGGTGGTCTCAGGCGCGGTCAACCCCCAGGTGCTGGAGGTGATCGCCACCTACTGCGCCAGCCGGGGCATCCCCGTGGAGGTGGTGCCGCCCAGAGACGGCGCCACCGACGCGGAGGGGATCCGCGCCGCCCTGGACGGCCAGACCGCCTGCCTGTATTTCCAGCAGCCCAACTACTTCGGCGTGCTGGAGGACGGCCAGGCCCTCTGCGCCCTGGCCCACGAGGCGGGGGCCAAGGCGGTCATGGGGGTCAACCCCATCGCCCTGGGCCTGGTCAAGACGCCGGGGGAGTGCGGCGCCGACGTGGCCGTGGGGGAGGGCCAGCCCCTGGGCATCCCCATGTCCTTCGGCGGCCCCTACCTGGGCTTTATGGCCGCCACCCAGGCCATGATGCGCAGGCTCCCCGGCCGCATCGTGGGGCAGACCACGGACGACCGGGGCCGCCGCGTGTTCGTCCTGACGCTCCAGGCCAGGGAGCAGCACATCCGCCGGGAGAAGGCCTCCAGCAACATCTGCTCCAACGAGGCGCTGTGCGCCCTCACCGCCGCGTGCTACCTGTCCGCCATGGGGCCCGCGGGCCTGGCCGACTGCGCCGGCCAGTGCATGAGCAAGGCCCACTACCTGCAAAGGGCGCTGTGCGCCCTGCCCGGCTTCTCGCTGGTCTACGACCGCCCCTTCTTCCACGAGTTTTTTACCACCTGCCCCATCCCCGGCCAGGCGCTGGAGGAATTGTTGGCCCGATCCGGTATCCTGGGGGGCCTGCCCATAGAGGGCGGCGTGCTGTGGTGCGCCACCGAACAGAACAGCCGGGACGAGATGGACCGTCTGGTCAAAGTGATTGAGGAGGCGAGCCGGTCATGGAACTGA
- the gcvPB gene encoding putative glycine dehydrogenase (decarboxylating) subunit 2 codes for MELIFERSRPGHGCTLLPACDVPVCTLPEDQARAEAPCLPQVSEVELDRHYTQLAKQVHGVNDGFYPLGSCTMKYNPRVNEELAALPGFTAVHPLQPVSTVQGCLEVLLRAEEALAEITGMDRVTLQPAAGAHGEFTGLLLIRGWHLSRGDAARTKIIVPDSAHGTNPASAAMVGYQVVSVPSNGDGCVDLDALRAAVGPDTAGLMLTNPNTVGLFDKNILEITEIVHGAGGLCYYDGANLNAIMGQIRPGDMGFDCVHVNLHKTFSTPHGGGGPGSGPVGCKDFLAPFLPGPVVERGEDGLTLAAPAKSVGRVRSFCGNFLVVVRALSYILMLGREGIPQASADAVLNANYLMHRLSEGYEMAYPGPCMHEFVMALEGLKREAGVTALDVAKRLLDFGMHPPTMYFPLIVHEALMVEPTETESKQTLDRAAEVFLQVLAEARANPDTLRQAPHDTPVGRPDEVKAAREPVLRYRAP; via the coding sequence ATGGAACTGATTTTTGAACGCAGCAGGCCGGGCCACGGCTGCACCCTGCTTCCCGCCTGCGACGTGCCCGTGTGCACCCTGCCGGAGGACCAGGCCCGGGCGGAAGCGCCCTGCCTGCCCCAGGTGAGCGAGGTGGAGCTGGACCGCCACTACACCCAGCTGGCCAAGCAGGTCCACGGGGTCAACGACGGCTTTTACCCCCTGGGCTCCTGCACCATGAAGTACAACCCCCGGGTCAACGAGGAGCTGGCCGCCCTGCCCGGCTTCACCGCCGTCCACCCCCTCCAGCCTGTTTCCACCGTCCAGGGCTGCCTGGAGGTGCTCCTGCGGGCGGAGGAGGCGCTGGCCGAGATCACCGGCATGGACCGGGTGACCCTCCAGCCCGCCGCCGGGGCCCACGGGGAGTTCACCGGCCTGCTGCTGATCCGGGGCTGGCACCTGTCCCGGGGGGATGCCGCGCGCACGAAGATCATCGTCCCCGACTCCGCCCACGGCACCAACCCGGCCAGCGCCGCCATGGTGGGCTACCAGGTGGTCAGCGTCCCGTCCAACGGCGACGGCTGCGTGGATCTGGACGCCCTGCGCGCCGCGGTGGGCCCGGACACCGCCGGGCTGATGCTCACCAACCCCAACACCGTGGGGCTGTTCGACAAAAATATCCTGGAGATTACCGAGATCGTCCACGGCGCGGGGGGCCTGTGCTACTACGACGGCGCGAACCTCAACGCCATTATGGGCCAGATCCGCCCCGGCGACATGGGCTTCGACTGCGTCCACGTCAACCTGCACAAGACCTTCTCCACCCCCCACGGCGGCGGCGGGCCGGGCAGCGGCCCGGTGGGCTGCAAGGACTTTTTGGCCCCCTTCCTGCCCGGGCCGGTGGTGGAGCGCGGGGAGGACGGCCTCACCCTGGCCGCGCCCGCCAAGTCCGTGGGCCGCGTGCGCTCCTTCTGCGGCAACTTCCTGGTGGTGGTCCGGGCCCTGAGCTATATCCTCATGCTGGGCCGGGAGGGCATCCCCCAGGCCTCCGCCGACGCGGTGCTCAACGCCAACTACCTGATGCACAGGCTCTCGGAGGGCTACGAGATGGCCTACCCCGGGCCCTGTATGCACGAGTTCGTCATGGCCCTGGAGGGGCTGAAAAGGGAGGCGGGCGTCACCGCCCTGGACGTGGCCAAGCGCCTGCTGGACTTCGGGATGCATCCGCCCACGATGTACTTCCCCCTCATCGTCCACGAGGCGCTGATGGTGGAGCCCACGGAGACCGAGTCCAAGCAGACCCTGGACCGGGCGGCGGAGGTTTTCCTCCAGGTGCTCGCCGAGGCCAGGGCCAACCCCGACACGCTGCGCCAGGCCCCCCACGATACCCCGGTGGGCCGCCCCGACGAGGTGAAGGCGGCCCGGGAGCCCGTGCTGCGCTACCGCGCGCCATGA
- a CDS encoding lipoate--protein ligase, with translation MITALRVYETENTVPYENLAVEEYLLRHVAPGTCILYLWRNQRTVVIGRNQNAWSECKTARLEADGGHLVRRLSGGGAVYHDLGNLNFTFLVRQDGYDVDRQLSVILHALRAFGMEGEKSGRNDITLGGCKFSGNAFYQTGACCYHHGTLLVDVDMSMLSHYLQVSQSKLERKGVASVRARVTNLTEHCPGLSVPALRRQLADSFGAVYGLEPVPLMPRELDWEEIRAGERRFSSWAWNYGAKTQFAQEASRRYGWGDLQLRYTVRDGALEQVRLYSDGMEADFLAALPGQLTGCRYDRAALSARLEEACPAGPLQRQILADLSDLLGAQFE, from the coding sequence ATGATCACCGCGCTGCGGGTCTATGAGACGGAGAACACCGTGCCCTATGAAAACCTGGCGGTGGAGGAGTACCTGCTGCGCCATGTGGCGCCGGGCACGTGCATCCTCTACCTGTGGCGCAACCAGCGCACGGTGGTCATCGGCCGGAACCAGAACGCGTGGAGCGAGTGCAAAACCGCCCGGCTGGAGGCGGACGGCGGGCATCTGGTCCGCCGCCTCTCCGGCGGCGGGGCGGTCTACCACGACCTGGGGAACCTGAACTTCACGTTCCTGGTCCGGCAGGACGGCTACGACGTGGACCGGCAGCTCTCCGTAATCCTCCACGCCCTGAGGGCCTTCGGCATGGAGGGGGAGAAGTCGGGCCGCAACGACATCACCCTGGGGGGCTGCAAGTTCTCCGGCAACGCCTTTTACCAGACGGGGGCGTGCTGCTACCACCACGGCACCCTGCTGGTGGACGTGGATATGTCCATGCTCTCCCACTACCTCCAGGTGTCGCAGAGCAAGCTGGAGCGCAAGGGGGTGGCCTCGGTGCGCGCCAGGGTCACCAACCTGACGGAGCACTGTCCGGGGCTGAGCGTGCCCGCCCTGCGGCGGCAGCTGGCGGATAGCTTCGGCGCCGTGTACGGCCTGGAGCCGGTCCCCCTCATGCCGCGGGAGCTGGACTGGGAGGAGATCCGGGCGGGGGAGCGGCGCTTCTCCTCCTGGGCGTGGAACTACGGGGCCAAAACCCAGTTCGCCCAGGAGGCCAGCCGCCGCTATGGCTGGGGGGATCTCCAGCTGCGCTATACCGTCCGGGACGGCGCGCTGGAGCAGGTGCGCCTGTACTCGGACGGCATGGAGGCCGATTTCCTGGCCGCCCTGCCCGGTCAGCTCACCGGCTGCCGCTACGACCGGGCGGCCCTGTCCGCCCGGCTGGAGGAGGCCTGCCCGGCAGGCCCGCTCCAGCGGCAGATCCTGGCCGACCTGTCCGATTTGCTCGGCGCCCAGTTTGAATAA